Proteins encoded by one window of Cannabis sativa cultivar Pink pepper isolate KNU-18-1 chromosome 4, ASM2916894v1, whole genome shotgun sequence:
- the LOC115714864 gene encoding O-fucosyltransferase 31: MTRFHHHIHHSHRAGAMAGLLVLLFPIWFPSLFSPLSHASPSAFAEWNAPKPRHAKLLKSALQTETSSLQRSDLWTPLANQGWKPCVESSSVPSLPETSTGFIQVFLDGGLNQQRMGICDAVAVAKILNATLVIPYLEVNPVWRDASYFSDIFDVDHFIDVLKDDISIVKELPSDFAWSTREYYATAIRATRIKTAPVHASANWYLENVSPILEMYGIAAISPFSHRLAFDNLPMDIQRLRCKVNFQALAFVPHVRALGDALVNRLRYPSDTRSALGTNNLRETTDANDKRQAGKFVVLHLRFDKDMAAHSACDFGGGKAEKLALAKYRQTIWQGRVLNSQFTDEELRNQGRCPLTPEEIGLLLAALGFDNNTRLYLASHKVYGGEARISTLRALFPLMEDKKSLASWEERAQIQGKASLLAAVDYYVSMHSDIFISASPGNMHNAMVGHRTFNNLKTIRPNMALMGQLFQNKSISWSEFQQSVIEGHQNRQGEIRFRKPKQSIYTYPAPDCMCQA; this comes from the exons ATGACGAGGTTTCATCACCACATTCATCATAGTCATAGAGCTGGAGCCATGGCTGGACTTTTAGTGCTTCTTTTTCCCATTTGGTTTCCCAGTTTGTTCTCCCCATTGAGCCATGCGTCCCCTTCCGCCTTCGCG GAATGGAATGCTCCTAAACCGAGGCACGCAAAGCTACTGAAGAGTGCTTTGCAAACTGAAACG TCGAGCCTACAGCGATCAGACCTCTGGACTCCACTAGCCAATCAAGGGTGGAAGCCATGTGTCGAATCTTCAAGTGTTCCTT CATTACCAGAGACATCCACAGGATTTATTCAGGTCTTTCTTGACGGAGGATTGaaccaacaaagaatgggg ATATGTGACGCAGTAGCTGTTGCCAAAATACTGAATGCAACTCTCGTAATTCCATATCTAGAAGTGAATCCAGTTTGGCGGGATGCAAG CTACTTCAGTGACATATTTGATGTGGACCACTTTATTGATGtgttaaaagatgatatttccATAGTTAAAGAGTTGCCTTCTGACTTTGCCTGGAGCACAAGGGAATACTATGCAACAGCCATCCGAGCAACGAGAATCAAAACAGCACCAGTTCATGCTTCGGCGAACTGGTATCTGGAGAATGTGTCACCCATACTAGAGAT GTATGGGATAGCTGCAATTTCTCCATTCTCTCACCGTCTGGCATTTGACAATTTGCCTATGGACATTCAACGGTTACGCTGTAAAGTCAACTTTCAAGCATTAGCTTTTGTTCCTCATGTTAGAGCACTCGGAGATGCTCTTGTAAACAGACTTCGATATCCTTCTGACACAAGATCTGCACTGGGAACCAATAACCTTCGAGAGACCACTGATGCTAATGATAAACGCCAGGCAGGGAAATTTGTTGTGTTGCACCTTCGGTTTGATAAG GACATGGCAGCTCATTCAGCCTGTGATTTTGGTGGGGGGAAAGCTGAAAAACTTGCTCTCGCGAAATACCGACAAACTATATGGCAAGGAAGAGTCCTTAATTCCCAATTCACTGATGAGGAGTTGAGGAATCAGGGTCGTTGCCCTTTGACTCCAGAAGAGATTGGATTGCTTCTAGCTGCTTTGGGATTCGACAATAATACTCGTTTATATCTTGCTTCCCACAAG GTATACGGTGGGGAAGCTAGAATTTCAACTTTACGAGCATTGTTCCCACTAATGGAAGACAAGAAGAGCCTTGCTTCTTGGGAAGAACGGGCACAGATTCAAGGAAAGGCATCTTTGCTAGCTGCTGTGGACTACTATGTTAGCATGCACAGTGACATATTTATTTCTGCTTCTCCTGGAAATATGCACAATGCCATG GTGGGACATCGTACTTTCAACAACCTAAAGACCATTAGGCCAAACATGGCATTAATGGGTCAGCTATTCCAGAACAAAAGCATTAGTTGGTCTGAATTTCAGCAATCAGTGATAGAAGGGCACCAAAACAGACAAGGGGAGATCAGATTTAGGAAGCCCAAACAATCCATTTACACATATCCTGCTCCTGATTGCATGTGCCAAGCCTAA
- the LOC115712865 gene encoding mechanosensitive ion channel protein 2, chloroplastic has protein sequence MVLAGSLQLSHGLGLCKNQQSNKKFKNGIRTTMLHSFGSTLSSRVSFHRQNSWSISLADNVYRPIHTLPYRYNAFKCHSFLAPRQPFELTRLKTAATAFTRSLNAIQDCSLLPKLTIAVGLSIFSVWGLVPLIRLTRNLFRNKNDNNWKKSNTYHITTSYIQPLLLWTAAILICRALDPVVLPSEAGLVVKQRLLNFVRSLSTVLAFAYCLSSVIQQAQKFFMETNESSDTRNMGFHFAGKAVYSAVWIAAFSLFMELLGFSTQKWVTAGGLGTVLLTLAGREIFTNFLSSAMIHATRPFVMNEWIQTKIEGYEVSGTVEHVGWWSPTIIRGEDREAVHIPNHKFTVNVVRNLSQKTHWRIKTHLAISHLDVHKINNIVADMRKVLAKNPQVEQQRLHRRVFLENVNAENQALLILISCFVKTSHFEEYLCVKEAILLDLLRVISHHRARLATPIRTVQKIYSDADLENIPFTDSVFNRGGVASTRPYLLIEPPYKINGEDKPKTRTTRTNGERDGKNTPRPATDTKVDAKVAAAPASDSKTKETSDNDTDAKTGGPTNVDAKEDIKVGVAPTADLKTGTNVPGRPDSKTDSKLTEVDSKSDNGSMGSLSGTITPKSSSSTKQPKDASLGRQKSTNNSTSSSEVLGTDKASFSTASSQVKQESERTPAPKQPISKPVLEENIVLGVALEGSKRTLPIEEDMISPPSHTEVAEMAAHRNGQGALSTDKDKKDGQTPSSPSSPSLDK, from the exons ATGGTTCTTGCTGGTTCTTTGCAATTGTCTCATGGACTGGGACTCTGCAAGAACCAGCAGAgcaataaaaaatttaag AATGGAATAAGAACTACCATGTTACATTCATTTGGATCTACCCTTTCATCACGTGTTTCG TTTCATCGACAAAATTCTTGGAGCATATCATTAGCAGACAATGTATACAGGCCTATACATACTTTACCTTACAGATACAATGCCTTCAAGTGTCATTCTTTTCTGGCACCAAGACAGCCATTTGAACTCACCAGGCTAAAAACAGCTGCCACAGCATTCACAAG GTCCCTTAATGCTATACAGGATTGCTCACTTCTTCCCAAGTTGACTATAGCTGTTGGTCTCTCTATATTTTCTGTCTGGGGTCTTGTGCCACTTATTCGTCTGACGAGAAACCTGTTTCGTAAC AAGAATGATAACAACTGGAAAAAGAGTAATACATATCATATAACAACATCATATATTCAACCTTTGCTTTTATGGACAGCAGCGATACTCATTTGCAG GGCATTGGATCCAGTGGTCTTACCTTCAGAAGCTGGCCTGGTTGTTAAACAAAGGCTTCTGAATTTTGTAAGATCGTTATCAACTGTGCTGGCTTTTGCCTATTGTTTATCAAG TGTTATTCAACAAGCACAGAAGTTCTTTATGGAGACTAATGAGTCCAGTGATACAAGAAAT ATGGGTTTCCATTTTGCTGGCAAAGCTGTTTATTCCGCAGTCTGGATTGCTGCTTTTTCATTATTTATGGAGTTGTTGGGTTTCTCTACCCAGAAGTGGGTTACTGCTGGAGGTCTTGGGACAGTATTGTTGACATTGGCTGGTCGAGAG ATATTTACAAATTTCCTTTCAAGTGCAATGATTCATGCAACTCGACCTTTTGTTATGAATGAATGGATTCAAACAAAAATAGAAGGCTATGAAGTTTCTGGTACTGTTGAG CACGTGGGATGGTGGTCACCAACAATTATTAGAGGTGAAGATCGTGAAGCAGTTCACATTCCAAACCATAAATTTACAGTGAATGTTGTTAGAAATCTCAGTCAAAAAACTCATTGGCGTATCAAAACCCACCTTGCGATTAGTCACTTAGATGTCCATAAGATAAAT AATATTGTGGCTGATATGCGTAAAGTCTTAGCAAAGAATCCTCAAGTTGAGCAACAGAGATTGCATAGAAGAGTATTTCTGGAAAATGTTAATGCAGAAAATCAAGCGCTTTTG ATCCTTATCTCGTGCTTTGTAAAGACCTCACATTTTGAAGAGTATCTATGTGTCAAG GAAGCTATACTCTTGGATCTTCTTAGAGTTATCAGCCATCACCGGGCCAGACTTGCCACACCAATCCGTACAGTGCAAAAAATATATAGTGATGCAGACTTGGAAAATATTCCATTCACAGATTCAGTATTTAACCGCGGTGGGGTTGCTTCTACTCGCCCATACTTACTGATTGAGCCTCCGTACAAAATTAATGGGGAAGATAAACCAAAAACCCGCACAACGCGCACAAATGGAGAACGAGATGGAAAGAATACACCGCGACCAGCAACTGATACCAAGGTAGATGCTAAAGTTGCAGCAGCACCTGCTTCTGACTCTAAGACCAAAGAAACATCCGACAACGACACAGATGCCAAGACTGGAGGACCAACAAATGTTGATGCCAAAGAGGATATCAAGGTTGGTGTAGCACCCACTGCTGATTTAAAAACTGGTACCAATGTACCGGGTAGACCTGACTCGAAAACAGATTCTAAGTTAACAGAGGTTGATTCAAAATCAGACAATGGATCGATGGGTTCGTTATCTGGTACTATAACTCCAAAGTCTTCAAGCAGCACTAAACAACCCAAGGATGCTAGTTTGGGACGTCAAAAGAGTACAAATAATTCCACTTCTTCGTCGGAAGTTTTGGGCACTGACAAAGCTAGTTTTTCAACAGCATCTTCACAAGTGAAACAAGAAAGTGAAAGGACACCAGCTCCAAAGCAACCCATATCGAAGCCTGTTCTGGAAGAAAATATAGTACTTGGTGTCGCCCTCGAGGGATCAAAAAGAACACTTCCTATTGAGGAAGATATGATATCTCCTCCATCTCATACTGAGGTTGCAGAAATGGCTGCTCACCGCAATGGACAAGGGGCTTTAAGTACTGATAAGGATAAGAAAGATGGCCAGACTCCATCCTCTCCCAGTTCACCGTCTCTTGACAAGTGA
- the LOC133037089 gene encoding uncharacterized mitochondrial protein AtMg00820-like, which translates to MATKYQLSSSLLPTELISTKAALSDPKWYASMNDEYISLKKQYTWTLVPYAPGMQVLTNKRMHKIKLKEDGTIDRFKSKLIAKGFLQTLDIDFEDTFSHVVNPATVRTVLTLVVSYDWEVT; encoded by the coding sequence ATGGCCACCAAATATCAATTGTCGTCTTCCTTGCTCCCAACTGAACTAATTTCCACAAAGGCAGCCCTTAGTGACCCTAAATGGTATGCCTCTATGAATGATGAATATATTTCCTTGAAGAAACAATATACATGGACATTGGTCCCTTACGCCCCAGGAATGCAGGTGCTAACCAACAAAAGGATGCACAAGATCAAACTGAAAGAAGATGGTACAATTGATAGATTTAAATCCAAACTTATTGCAAAAGGTTTTCTACAAACACTTGACATTGATTTTGAGGACACCTTTAGCCATGTGGTCAATCCTGCCACAGTTAGAACTGTGCTCACTCTTGTCGTCTCTTATGATTGGGAAGTTACTTAA